The following are encoded in a window of Perca flavescens isolate YP-PL-M2 chromosome 24, PFLA_1.0, whole genome shotgun sequence genomic DNA:
- the pspc1 gene encoding paraspeckle component 1 isoform X3, with protein sequence MANRNMQQANMQSCNSPQQARRGTDSPAPEQSPANKDSPTPQQQQSPAAEQGEVAGEGSEEGREEMTLDITSFRKPGEKTFTQRSRLFVGNLPVDIPEEEFKNMFAKYGDVGEVFINRDRGFGFVRLETRTLAEIAKAELDGTILNNRPIRIRFATHGAALTVRNLLPVVTNELLEQAFSEFGPVERAIVVTDDRGRPTGRGIVEFASKAAARKALERCKEGALLLTTTPCPAIVEPSEHFDDEDGQPEKLLHKTPKYYKEREQMPHFAQPGTFEFEYSSRWKALHEMEKQQREQVDKNIKEAKEKLEAELEAAKHEHQLMLMRQDLMRRQEELRRLEELRNQELQRRKQIEMRHEEERRRREEEMMRHREQEDLRRHPDGFKPNYLDNMAITMGLRGPVVTRVK encoded by the exons ATGGCTAACCGAAATATGCAGCAAGCAAACATGCAAAGCTGTAATTCTCCTCAACAAGCGAGACGCGGGACCGACTCCCCGGCCCCGGAGCAGTCACCGGCGAACAAAGACAGCCCAacgccgcagcagcagcagtcaccCGCGGCCGAACAAGGGGAAGTAGCCGGAGAAGGAAGCGAAGAAGGCCGGGAGGAAATGACTCTGGATATTACGAGTTTTCGGAAGCCCGGTGAGAAGACGTTCACCCAGCGCTCACGCCTTTTTGTCGGAAACCTCCCGGTGGATATCCCGGAGGAGGAGTTCAAAAACATGTTTGCTAAATATGGGGACGTTGGCGAGGTTTTCATCAACAGAGACCGGGGGTTCGGCTTCGTTCGGTTG GAAACCCGGACGCTGGCAGAGATTGCTAAAGCTGAGCTGGATGGGACTATTTTGAATAATCGACCAATCAGGATCCGGTTTGCTACACACGGTGCTGCGCTTACAGTGCGAAACCTGTTGCCTGTAGTAACAAATGAACTGCTTGAACAG GCGTTTTCTGAGTTTGGGCCGGTGGAACGGGCTATTGTCGTGACAGATGACCGTGGTCGTCCCACTGGGAGAGGCATTGTGGAGTTTGCAAGTAAAGCAGCTGCACGTAAGGCCCTAGAGCGCTGCAAAGAGGGAGCGCTGCTGCTGACCAC CACACCTTGTCCAGCCATTGTGGAGCCCTCGGAGCACTTTGATGATGAGGATGGACAGCCTGAAAAACTGCTGCATAAGACTCCAAAGTACTACAA GGAACGAGAGCAGATGCCGCATTTTGCTCAGCCGGGGACATTTGAGTTTGAATATTCGTCTCGCTGGAAAGCTCTTCATGAGATGGAGAAACAGCAAAGAGAACAGGTGGACAAGAACATTAAAGAGGCCAAAGAGAAACTGGAGGCTGAGCTAGAAGCTGCCAAACATGAACATCAGCTCATGTTAATGAGACAAG atctaatgagaCGTCAGGAGGAGCTGAGGAGACTGGAGGAGCTCCGCAACCAGGAGCTGCAGAGGCGAAAGCAGATAGAGATGAG GCATGAAGAGGAgcggagaaggagagaggaggagatgatGAGACACAGAGAACAGGAGGACCTGAGACGCCACCCAGATGGCTTCAAACCAAACTACCTGGACAAT
- the mmadhca gene encoding metabolism of cobalamin associated Da, producing MSTSVLCGRGRLVLYKTTGHQALGALRVCRTRTFSAASSDEPYIAVSPRDSGPRTVWPDENMGPFGPQDQRFQLPGNVGFDCHLEGMEDQKKTPVHRTVPDVLTAPSCIERHQFILAQFVNEFQGNIGTIDTRVHKAEQYFNQTDADCSINSCPELLRKDLELMFPAAPTTSITVVTVTQSNSQREEAVDQDRDQLLHKFVSGAKEMCFALWTAGYWADFIDPTTGAPFFASPSSQTKLQTEEELRDLGFHIEVSGSCTVIRHILRGTPLFVGTVFTNAPTHSAAIARLQGLSNVLADDE from the exons ATGTCCACTAGT GTGCTGTGTGGTCGAGGCAGGTTGGTCCTATATAAGACCACTGGCCATCAAGCATTAGGTGCTCTCCGTGTCTGCAGAACCAGAACCTTCTCTGCTGCAAGCTCGGATGAGCCTTACATAGCTGTATCACCCAGAGACTCAG GCCCCAGGACTGTGTGGCCTGATGAGAACATGGGACCATTCGGACCTCAGGACCAGCGATTTCAGTTACCGGGTAACGTTGGGTTTGACTGCCACCTGGAGGGCATGGAGGACCAAAAGAAGACTCCAGTTCACAGGACGGTTCCTGATGTACTGACGGCCCCAAGCTGCATAGAGAGACACCAGTTCATACTGGCCCAGTTTGTTAATGAGTTCCAA GGAAACATCGGTACTATAGACACAAGAGTCCACAAAGCTGAGCAGTACTTTAATCAGACGGACGCAGACTGCTCCATAAATTCCTGCCCTGAGCTGTTAAGGAAAG atcttGAGCTCATGTTCCCCGCAGCGCCCACCACATCCATCACAGTTGTGACGGTCACACAGAGTAACAGTCAGAGGGAGGAGGCAGTAGACCAGGACAGAGACCAGCTGCTCCACAAA TTTGTAAGTGGAGCAAAGGAAATGTGCTTCGCTCTGTGGACTGCAGGCTACTGGGCAGACTTTATTGACCCAACAACAGGAGCACCT TTCTTTGCATCTCCATCAAGTCAAACCAAACTGCAGACAGAGGAGGAACTAAGAGATTTGGGCTTCCACATCGAAGTGTCAGGCTCCTGCACAGTTATTCGCCACATCCTGAGAGGAACGCCTTTGTTTGTGGGGACTGTTTTCACCAATGCACCCACTCACAGTGCAGCTATCGCAAGACTACAAGGACTTTCAAATGTACTTGCTGATGACGAATAG
- the lypd6 gene encoding ly6/PLAUR domain-containing protein 6, with protein MMEAWLTVAWVLLMTNIADWLKTVQSRDFTMTDIILLHPSTTPHPGGFKCFTCEDAADNYECNRWAPDVYCPKDARYCHTLHMMDNHGDSVSVTKRCATLKDCLFTGCADVTDNGYQMCSSCCEGNICNMLAPRNASNAIFSSTSPLASSSRGFLPAKLSYIIIGIFTAGHV; from the exons ATGATGGAGGCCTGGCTAACAGTGGCCTGGGTCCTGCTAATGACCAACattgctgattggctgaaaaCTGTCCAGTCACGGGACTTCACCATGACGGACATCATCCTGCTGCATCCCTCAA CTACACCTCATCCTGGTGGCTTTAAGTGCTTCACGTGTGAAGACGCTGCAGATAACTATGAGTGTAATCGCTGGGCACCGGATGTTTACTGTCCAAAAG ATGCCAGATACTGTCACACACTCCACATGATGGATAACCATGGCGACAGTGTGTCTGTGACAAAGCGCTGTGCGACGCTGAAGGACTGTCTGTTTACTGGTTGTGCTGATGTCACCGATAATGGCTATCAG ATGTGCTCATCCTGCTGTGAGGGGAACATCTGTAACATGTTGGCGCCAAGGAATGCGAGCAACGCCATCTTCTCCTCGACTTCTCCCCTGGCCAGCTCGAGCAGAGGATTTCTTCCTGCAAAGCTGAGCTACATCATCATCGGCATCTTTACAGCTGGACATGTTTGA
- the pspc1 gene encoding paraspeckle component 1 isoform X4, translating to MANRNMQQANMQSCNSPQQARRGTDSPAPEQSPANKDSPTPQQQQSPAAEQGEVAGEGSEEGREEMTLDITSFRKPGEKTFTQRSRLFVGNLPVDIPEEEFKNMFAKYGDVGEVFINRDRGFGFVRLETRTLAEIAKAELDGTILNNRPIRIRFATHGAALTVRNLLPVVTNELLEQAFSEFGPVERAIVVTDDRGRPTGRGIVEFASKAAARKALERCKEGALLLTTTPCPAIVEPSEHFDDEDGQPEKLLHKTPKYYKEREQMPHFAQPGTFEFEYSSRWKALHEMEKQQREQVDKNIKEAKEKLEAELEAAKHEHQLMLMRQDLMRRQEELRRLEELRNQELQRRKQIEMRHEEERRRREEEMMRHREQEDLRRHPDGFKPNYLDNVLFVSCLQ from the exons ATGGCTAACCGAAATATGCAGCAAGCAAACATGCAAAGCTGTAATTCTCCTCAACAAGCGAGACGCGGGACCGACTCCCCGGCCCCGGAGCAGTCACCGGCGAACAAAGACAGCCCAacgccgcagcagcagcagtcaccCGCGGCCGAACAAGGGGAAGTAGCCGGAGAAGGAAGCGAAGAAGGCCGGGAGGAAATGACTCTGGATATTACGAGTTTTCGGAAGCCCGGTGAGAAGACGTTCACCCAGCGCTCACGCCTTTTTGTCGGAAACCTCCCGGTGGATATCCCGGAGGAGGAGTTCAAAAACATGTTTGCTAAATATGGGGACGTTGGCGAGGTTTTCATCAACAGAGACCGGGGGTTCGGCTTCGTTCGGTTG GAAACCCGGACGCTGGCAGAGATTGCTAAAGCTGAGCTGGATGGGACTATTTTGAATAATCGACCAATCAGGATCCGGTTTGCTACACACGGTGCTGCGCTTACAGTGCGAAACCTGTTGCCTGTAGTAACAAATGAACTGCTTGAACAG GCGTTTTCTGAGTTTGGGCCGGTGGAACGGGCTATTGTCGTGACAGATGACCGTGGTCGTCCCACTGGGAGAGGCATTGTGGAGTTTGCAAGTAAAGCAGCTGCACGTAAGGCCCTAGAGCGCTGCAAAGAGGGAGCGCTGCTGCTGACCAC CACACCTTGTCCAGCCATTGTGGAGCCCTCGGAGCACTTTGATGATGAGGATGGACAGCCTGAAAAACTGCTGCATAAGACTCCAAAGTACTACAA GGAACGAGAGCAGATGCCGCATTTTGCTCAGCCGGGGACATTTGAGTTTGAATATTCGTCTCGCTGGAAAGCTCTTCATGAGATGGAGAAACAGCAAAGAGAACAGGTGGACAAGAACATTAAAGAGGCCAAAGAGAAACTGGAGGCTGAGCTAGAAGCTGCCAAACATGAACATCAGCTCATGTTAATGAGACAAG atctaatgagaCGTCAGGAGGAGCTGAGGAGACTGGAGGAGCTCCGCAACCAGGAGCTGCAGAGGCGAAAGCAGATAGAGATGAG GCATGAAGAGGAgcggagaaggagagaggaggagatgatGAGACACAGAGAACAGGAGGACCTGAGACGCCACCCAGATGGCTTCAAACCAAACTACCTGGACAAT